Below is a genomic region from Henckelia pumila isolate YLH828 chromosome 3, ASM3356847v2, whole genome shotgun sequence.
GAATATCTTCTGTCTtgaccttcaactggtgatagcCCGATCGCAGATCTAGTTTGGAGAAAATAGTAGCTCCTTtaagttgatcgaacaagtcatctatccttggaagaggatacttattcttgattgtgATCTTGTTGAGCTCTCTGTAATCTATACACATTCTCATGcttccatcctttttcttgaccAATAAGACTGGGGCTCCCTACGGGGATGCACTCGGTCTAATTTGCTTCTTGTCCAGCAACTCTTGCAGTTGCTCTTTCAATTCCTTGAGTTCCGCtggtgccattcggtaaggaGCTTTCGAAATCGGAGCAGCACCAGGCTCTAGCTGAATctcaaattcaacctctcggtCTGGAACCATTCTAGGTAGTTCCTCCGGAAATACATCCGGAAACTCTCGTACAATCGGAAGGTCTTCTAGTTTGAGCTCTGTCTCATCTTTTACTTCGCTCACCATAGCTAGGTAAACTTTTTCGTGACCTTTTATCGCCTTCCATGCTTGGGAGGCCGACAAGAGGGGTTTTCGCGTCTTGGTCTTTCCTTGAAATGTAATTTCTTCGAGGTTTGGGGTTTGAAGTTTAACATTCTTATCCCGACAGCTAACCACTGCATGGTTTCTagacaaccaatccatcccaaggATGACATTAAATTCTACCATGTTGAGTTCAATCAAATCAGCATCAAAGATTTGTTCACAGACACACATCTTACAATTCCTATGTATCTTGAGTGTCTCAATTATCTTGTTAGTAGGGTTTGCTACTCTCATTGGTTCAGTTAGTTTTTCAGAGACAAGCCCTATCTTCTTAGTAAATCTCTTAGATATAAACGAATGAGTGGCACCAcaatcaaataaaacatatgcaggctTAGTATTGATTAAAATGGTACCTGCCACGACTTCATTTGCGTCATCAGCCTCTTCTTGTGTGATAGCAAACACACGGGCGTTGGGATTTGTCTCTTATGGTTGGGCCTGCGCAGTGCTAGCATTTGGCCCGGTCCTTGGCTTCACTGGTTCAGGACAATCAGTCATTCGGTGCCCCAACTTCCCACAATTGAAACAGGCGCCAGTTTTCCGATGACATTCCCCTTCGTGACGGAAGTTGCAGGTAGGACACGGTTTGATCAATGGTCGACTCGGAGCAGAGTAAGTTCCCTTGGATGGTCCACCTGTTTGGTTCGGGCGCTTGGGTTTTGGCCCGATTGCAGAAGATTGACCAGACAGAGGTCGTTTGTTCTTGAAATCGTCTTCCCGACGTTTGATATCCGATTCAGCTCGAATAGCTGCTCCATCAAGTCTGCAAAGTTGGCAGGCTGAAAAACTGATAACGCCGACTGGATTCGGCTATTCAACCCCTTTTTAAAACGGTGTAGCTTCAGATCATCATCTCTCATAATGGTAGGGGAATAAGATCCGAGCTCATTGAACTTAGAGGTGTACTCCACAACTGACATATCTGAAGATTGCATGAGGTTTTCAAATTCGCTCAGCTTCTGTATACGAACCTCAGCTGGGAAGTACTGCTTCAAAAATGCAGTACTGAATTGTTGCCATGTGACTGGTCCCGCAGCCAACATAGCAAGTGAAACGGCTTCCCACCATTTCCTTGCTTTGTCCTCCAGAAAAGGAATTGTCACATCCACTTTAAGTGCTTCAGGGACCTCTAGTAACCACAGTTggtcctccatcttcttcatccAATTTTGTCCCACCTCTGGGTCAGCATCTCCCTTAAACATTTCAGTTCGGTTCTTACGGAGCGATTCATAATGGAATTTAACTCCATTCTGAGCAGGTGGGGGAGGTGGCGGATTGCCATTGCCATTTGTATTTATCATCCCTTGGAGGGTCGTCGCCACTATTGCTGCGATAGCTGCAAGGTCCTCTCTGTTAAGACTGATACCTGGTGGTGGATTCGTATTATCCCCACGGTTGTTGTTGCGTGTTCTTGGGAGTTCTTCGGCCATTTCCTACAGTAAAAGAAGTTCTAAGAGTTTGCCGAAACACGATAGTTTAAGAAGGAAGGAAATAGCAGAATAAACGAATCAATAATTAATCAAAAGGataacaattattttattgatttccaAAATGTCATGAAGGTAAACAAAAGGATGAACTATGTCTCAAAATATCCAAAATCATGTTGAATCAAATCAATGCTGAATAAAAGGACTAAGCTAAGAGGTAGCCTAATCTATAATCTCTCCGTCACCCGAGGCTTCATCTTCTGCCGAAACATCTTCGGGTTTCTCTTCTGCCACCATGTCTACTTGTTGTAGGTGATTGATATGCTCGAGCAGGGCTGCGTTCACTTCATCACGACCTTGCACAGCGTTTTGCAACACTTGCACTTGGTGTTGGAGTTCTAACATTTCC
It encodes:
- the LOC140889415 gene encoding uncharacterized protein yields the protein MCVCEQIFDADLIELNMVEFNVILGMDWLSRNHAVVSCRDKNVKLQTPNLEEITFQGKTKTRKPLLSASQAWKAIKGHEKVYLAMVSEVKDETELKLEDLPIVREFPDVFPEELPRMVPDREVEFEIQLEPGAAPISKAPYRMAPAELKELKEQLQELLDKKQIRPSASP